One region of Erwinia tracheiphila genomic DNA includes:
- a CDS encoding RHS repeat-associated core domain-containing protein produces the protein MTSLTAARELDPLVHSSPLADFVSGAVEGAIYGAILLGAGMISSTGVGLAVGIALTVGAMASGIPEKLGNKAGEAVDGLLDILGMRGPPDAIITSGSDNVHIMGKRAAGTVDSHWLNSPAAENEPSLLDTALAMAAGIASAVSHPGATASALLDKVSHIDGDSVKHFFTNLYDDLVQPTVASASPHAAPADKDTIKCSKGHMTENANFLAEGSKKVLINGHPAARNGDRSTCEAKIQVAENPRVNIGGDSIVVRDIRSGKNALAYFVGGLVGGLLGGGAAKEGMKLLEQLFSRVASRRALKQIACSLGATVGSEAAGGVVAAAVQSAMPVHYATGAKFLVGEDDLDFVLEDRIPLFWQRVYHSRNLTSGMLGTGWMLPFETRLIRIRGAKGTTQFLWRDLSGQALGLGEIAPGDVVRFDEEGFTLYCTLQGVMIMQTAGGEFHLYEADPMREGEWRIARIYDHHENCQHFGWNDAGQLESIAGDNEALSVRLSYEPQHGRLAAVHQVVGGALQLLARYDYSPQGQLTAVFDADGIETRRFSWDRASDMMASHGYAGGLSVVYDWQPSRDASHWRVTAYRVLDEKGDCLENWVIDADESARSATVTCLSGGSSQHHWDALGRPTAWTDMYGASWSWRWAEHADLLMETRAPGDRIWQYGYDERGRLAVVRDPAGQTTLTTWHASYAFPLKEVLADGAVWEYRYNAAGDVVAVIDPQGGTTGFTWNEQGDLLTRTDALENTHRFWWNERGQIRREEDCAGYQSQRQYDDAGRPSTSTDAEGNTTRWQWSAAGRLSTVIRADGRETRYDYDPAGRPCGENVDGFSERKVTRNARGQVTSETDPAGQITHYQYDRAGRMTQIINPNGDRWGFEWDSGQRLLAQTDWAGRRRCFRHDAMGRTVEMVQHPLAADDAPAPLVTHYEYDVLDRMAAKITARHRTEYHWLKDGAEIRRLSLAEGDDAAPDILRFTRDVMGNLISEENDGGVLSHRYDALGNLSASVMPDGRELTFLRYGTGHLMQINLRQGSTLREIAGFQRDRLHREVGRTQGILNQQTRYDAAGRVVSRSSGAAQRRGIVFERRYSWDRLDQVMQESVRDLNGRQDVIPPRQRFGYDATGQITREVRGANEEHFSWDGAGNRTDGPGQRVWQNLLHRLNGSRWRYDGFGRVAWRRAGKASPEQWFSYDDEQRVSSVRLVGHSDCAEVKYRYDALGRRTHKILHRHGGGTETVRFLWSGLQMVSESSSAVPERDTQYLYGEGGWEPLARIDTVGGASTAYWYHTELNGLPQQMTDDQGEVVWQGRFSTWGESESETTGSATGLRAVRQNLRFQGQYLDSETGLHYNLFRYYDPTCGRYTQPDPIGLAGGLNGYAYVPNPLSWIDPLGLKCGEVKEFDIVPYRPSNSPLENHHGVLDIWMSKNVPSYGGKYPTNSPTIALSADNHAATKATYRDWLKQKTGKPVGGKVDWSTVSNREMKNLSEKMFDAANVPAASRDAYYRAVNQYLYNGSFESVIF, from the coding sequence ATGACGTCGCTAACCGCCGCGCGCGAACTCGACCCGCTGGTTCACAGCTCGCCGCTGGCTGATTTTGTCAGCGGGGCCGTTGAGGGTGCGATATACGGCGCTATTTTACTGGGTGCCGGCATGATCTCCAGCACCGGCGTTGGCCTGGCCGTGGGCATTGCGCTTACGGTGGGGGCGATGGCCTCTGGCATTCCCGAAAAGCTTGGCAACAAGGCGGGTGAGGCCGTGGACGGGCTGCTCGATATTCTGGGCATGCGCGGGCCACCGGATGCCATCATTACCAGCGGCTCTGACAACGTGCATATTATGGGCAAACGCGCGGCGGGCACCGTTGACAGCCACTGGCTCAATTCGCCCGCGGCGGAAAATGAGCCGAGCCTGTTGGACACCGCGCTGGCAATGGCGGCGGGTATCGCCAGCGCGGTCAGCCATCCCGGCGCCACGGCCAGTGCGCTGCTGGATAAAGTCAGCCATATCGATGGCGATTCGGTAAAACACTTTTTCACCAACCTGTATGACGACTTGGTACAGCCGACGGTTGCCAGCGCCAGCCCACACGCGGCACCCGCTGACAAGGACACCATCAAGTGTAGTAAAGGACACATGACGGAGAACGCCAATTTCCTGGCGGAAGGCTCGAAAAAGGTGCTGATCAACGGCCATCCTGCGGCGCGCAACGGCGATCGCAGCACCTGTGAAGCAAAAATCCAGGTGGCGGAAAATCCTCGCGTCAATATTGGCGGGGACAGCATCGTGGTGCGCGACATCCGCAGTGGAAAAAACGCGCTGGCCTACTTTGTGGGTGGGCTGGTTGGCGGCCTGTTGGGGGGCGGTGCGGCGAAAGAGGGAATGAAACTGCTCGAACAGTTGTTCTCGCGAGTGGCCTCGCGTCGGGCGCTGAAGCAGATTGCCTGTAGCCTGGGGGCGACCGTGGGCAGCGAAGCGGCGGGCGGTGTTGTGGCGGCGGCGGTGCAGAGCGCCATGCCGGTGCACTACGCCACTGGTGCCAAATTCCTTGTCGGCGAGGACGATCTCGATTTCGTGCTGGAAGATCGCATCCCGCTCTTCTGGCAGCGCGTTTATCACAGCCGTAACCTGACCAGCGGCATGCTTGGCACCGGCTGGATGCTGCCGTTCGAAACGCGGTTGATCCGCATCCGCGGTGCAAAAGGCACCACGCAGTTTTTGTGGCGCGACCTGAGTGGCCAGGCGCTGGGGCTGGGGGAGATCGCACCGGGCGACGTGGTGCGCTTCGATGAAGAAGGATTCACGCTGTACTGCACCCTGCAAGGGGTGATGATTATGCAGACCGCCGGGGGAGAGTTTCATCTCTACGAGGCGGACCCGATGCGCGAGGGTGAATGGCGCATTGCGCGCATTTACGATCATCACGAGAACTGCCAGCATTTTGGCTGGAACGATGCCGGTCAGCTGGAGAGCATAGCCGGTGACAATGAAGCGCTTTCGGTACGGTTGAGCTATGAGCCGCAGCACGGGCGGCTGGCGGCGGTACATCAGGTTGTCGGCGGTGCATTGCAGCTGCTGGCACGCTACGACTACAGCCCACAGGGCCAGCTGACCGCCGTCTTTGACGCCGACGGGATTGAAACCCGCCGCTTCAGCTGGGATCGCGCCAGTGACATGATGGCTTCTCACGGCTATGCGGGCGGCCTGAGCGTGGTTTATGACTGGCAGCCCTCGCGTGATGCCTCGCACTGGCGGGTGACGGCGTATCGGGTGCTCGATGAGAAAGGAGATTGCCTTGAAAACTGGGTAATCGACGCTGATGAAAGCGCACGCAGCGCGACGGTAACTTGCCTTTCCGGCGGCAGTTCACAACACCACTGGGATGCGCTGGGCCGTCCCACCGCCTGGACCGATATGTATGGTGCAAGTTGGTCATGGCGCTGGGCGGAGCACGCCGACCTGCTGATGGAAACCCGTGCGCCTGGCGACAGGATCTGGCAGTACGGCTATGACGAGCGCGGGCGGCTGGCTGTGGTACGCGATCCGGCGGGGCAAACCACGCTGACCACCTGGCATGCGTCCTATGCCTTTCCGCTGAAGGAGGTGCTGGCGGACGGTGCGGTGTGGGAATACCGCTACAACGCCGCCGGGGACGTGGTGGCGGTTATCGATCCGCAGGGCGGCACCACAGGCTTCACCTGGAATGAGCAGGGCGATCTGCTGACCCGCACCGATGCGCTGGAAAACACCCACCGCTTCTGGTGGAATGAGCGCGGACAAATCCGCCGTGAGGAAGATTGCGCCGGGTATCAAAGCCAGCGGCAGTATGACGATGCGGGCCGTCCGTCCACCTCGACCGACGCAGAGGGCAACACCACGCGCTGGCAGTGGAGCGCAGCGGGACGTTTGAGCACGGTTATCCGCGCGGATGGGCGCGAAACGCGCTATGACTACGATCCGGCGGGGCGACCGTGCGGTGAAAACGTTGACGGTTTTTCCGAGCGCAAAGTGACGCGCAACGCGCGCGGGCAGGTGACCAGCGAGACCGATCCCGCCGGGCAGATCACGCACTATCAGTACGATCGTGCGGGGCGTATGACGCAGATTATCAATCCCAATGGCGATCGCTGGGGCTTTGAGTGGGACAGTGGTCAGCGGCTGCTGGCACAGACCGACTGGGCCGGGCGGCGCAGATGCTTCCGCCATGACGCGATGGGCCGGACGGTGGAAATGGTGCAGCACCCGCTGGCGGCGGATGACGCGCCTGCCCCGCTGGTTACGCACTATGAATACGACGTGCTGGACCGCATGGCGGCAAAAATCACTGCGCGGCATCGCACGGAGTATCACTGGCTTAAGGACGGCGCGGAGATCCGTCGACTGTCGCTGGCTGAAGGTGACGACGCCGCGCCAGACATCCTGCGTTTTACCCGTGATGTCATGGGCAACCTTATTAGCGAGGAAAACGATGGTGGAGTACTGTCACACCGCTATGACGCGCTGGGTAACCTGAGCGCCAGCGTCATGCCGGACGGGCGCGAGCTGACTTTTTTGCGCTACGGCACCGGGCACCTGATGCAAATTAACCTGCGTCAGGGGAGTACCCTGCGTGAGATCGCTGGCTTTCAGCGCGACCGTCTGCACCGTGAAGTGGGCCGCACCCAGGGTATCCTGAACCAGCAGACGCGCTACGACGCGGCGGGACGCGTGGTGTCGCGCAGCAGCGGTGCGGCGCAGCGCCGGGGTATCGTTTTTGAACGTCGTTACAGCTGGGACCGTCTGGACCAGGTGATGCAGGAGAGCGTACGCGACCTGAATGGCCGTCAGGACGTGATCCCGCCCCGGCAGCGGTTTGGCTATGACGCCACCGGGCAGATAACGCGGGAAGTTCGCGGCGCGAATGAGGAACACTTCAGCTGGGACGGGGCAGGCAACCGCACCGACGGGCCGGGGCAAAGGGTGTGGCAGAACCTGCTGCACCGCCTGAACGGCAGCCGCTGGCGCTATGACGGCTTTGGCCGGGTGGCGTGGCGCAGGGCGGGGAAGGCGTCGCCGGAGCAGTGGTTCAGCTATGACGATGAGCAGCGTGTGTCGTCGGTGCGTCTGGTTGGGCACAGCGACTGTGCGGAGGTAAAATACCGCTACGACGCGCTGGGACGGCGGACGCATAAAATTCTGCACCGGCACGGTGGCGGAACGGAGACGGTGCGCTTTCTGTGGAGCGGGCTGCAGATGGTGAGTGAAAGCAGCAGCGCGGTGCCGGAACGCGACACGCAGTATCTGTACGGCGAGGGAGGCTGGGAGCCGCTGGCGCGTATCGACACGGTGGGCGGGGCCTCAACGGCGTACTGGTATCACACGGAGCTGAACGGCCTGCCGCAGCAGATGACGGACGACCAGGGCGAGGTGGTATGGCAGGGTCGCTTTTCAACGTGGGGGGAAAGTGAGAGTGAAACCACGGGGTCCGCGACGGGCCTGCGTGCGGTGCGGCAGAACCTGCGTTTTCAGGGGCAGTACCTCGACAGTGAAACGGGGCTGCACTATAATCTGTTCCGCTATTATGATCCGACCTGCGGGCGCTATACGCAGCCGGACCCGATAGGGCTGGCGGGGGGGCTGAACGGGTATGCTTACGTACCGAATCCACTTAGTTGGATCGATCCGTTAGGTCTTAAATGCGGTGAGGTTAAGGAATTTGATATTGTGCCTTACCGCCCAAGTAATTCTCCTTTAGAAAACCATCACGGCGTACTTGATATTTGGATGTCAAAAAATGTTCCTTCATATGGTGGTAAATATCCTACTAATTCTCCAACTATTGCTTTATCTGCGGATAATCATGCAGCAACAAAAGCTACATATCGTGATTGGTTAAAACAAAAGACAGGTAAACCAGTTGGTGGGAAGGTTGATTGGTCTACTGTTAGTAATAGGGAAATGAAGAATCTTTCAGAAAAAATGTTTGATGCAGCTAACGTTCCTGCTGCAAGTCGTGATGCCTATTATCGAGCGGTAAACCAATATTTATATAATGGTTCTTTTGAATCTGTTATTTTTTGA
- a CDS encoding serine/threonine protein kinase: MSEHDTPRTIPNALPVGYRFNEFEIKEVIGGGGFGIVYRAWDYQLERTIAIKEFMPASLAVRSEDLTLVLRSERFSKTFHAGLNSFIQEARLLARFNHPNLLHVLRFWVQNDTAYMGTAFYTGTTLSQLHIRRPEMVSEAWIRCLLPSLFGAINTIHQEGYLHRDISLDNIQIQENGMPVLLDFGSARKAISNLSDETETMLKPGFAPIEQYSDDNESEQGTWTDIYALGAVLHTLIVGSPPPVSVVRSIEDNYQPLVKLRPQGYSLPLLHAIDQALQLQPENRPQTVERLAALMELSVTDVKAIHEVNVSEPGTILVPVGSEPADTTAKAQAKPLKRFLVPGLIASGILVGIGVGALIGGGGRDSTKQSAATAPAETAAPQADASPAPPAPIAQVYIRLLPGDRVEMNGSAQALVPAPNGFAMLQLPAGNYRFSISNGGHIRDQSLTVNRQGVWLLNPQG; this comes from the coding sequence ATGTCAGAACACGATACCCCGCGGACCATCCCCAACGCCTTGCCAGTGGGTTACCGCTTTAATGAATTTGAAATCAAGGAAGTGATTGGCGGCGGCGGCTTCGGCATTGTTTATCGTGCCTGGGATTACCAGCTTGAGCGCACTATTGCCATTAAAGAATTTATGCCTGCCTCGCTGGCGGTGCGTAGCGAAGACCTGACCCTGGTACTGCGCAGTGAACGCTTTAGCAAAACTTTCCATGCGGGGCTGAACAGCTTTATTCAGGAAGCGCGGTTGCTGGCCCGCTTTAACCATCCTAACCTGCTGCACGTATTGCGCTTTTGGGTGCAGAACGACACGGCCTATATGGGTACGGCGTTCTATACGGGAACCACGCTGTCACAGCTGCACATCCGTCGCCCGGAGATGGTCAGTGAAGCCTGGATTCGCTGCCTGCTGCCGTCGCTGTTCGGTGCCATCAACACTATCCACCAGGAAGGTTATCTGCACCGGGATATATCGCTGGATAACATTCAGATTCAGGAAAACGGTATGCCAGTGCTGCTGGACTTTGGCTCTGCCCGTAAGGCAATTAGCAACCTGTCTGATGAAACCGAAACCATGCTCAAACCGGGCTTTGCCCCGATTGAGCAGTACAGCGATGACAACGAGAGCGAGCAGGGTACCTGGACCGATATTTATGCGTTGGGCGCGGTGCTACACACGCTGATTGTCGGGTCACCTCCGCCGGTGAGCGTGGTGCGCAGTATTGAGGATAACTATCAGCCGCTGGTTAAGCTGCGTCCGCAGGGCTACTCGTTACCGCTGCTGCATGCCATTGACCAGGCGCTGCAGCTGCAACCAGAAAACCGTCCGCAGACCGTTGAGCGGCTGGCGGCGCTGATGGAGCTGTCAGTCACCGATGTTAAAGCGATCCACGAAGTGAACGTCAGCGAACCGGGAACCATACTGGTCCCGGTGGGGTCGGAACCAGCCGATACTACCGCCAAAGCGCAGGCGAAACCGCTTAAACGTTTTCTGGTACCTGGGCTGATTGCTTCCGGAATTCTGGTCGGCATCGGCGTCGGGGCGTTGATCGGCGGGGGTGGCAGAGACAGCACGAAACAAAGCGCCGCGACGGCACCGGCGGAGACTGCCGCACCGCAGGCGGACGCCTCGCCAGCGCCGCCTGCACCCATTGCGCAGGTGTATATCCGCCTGCTGCCTGGCGATCGGGTAGAGATGAATGGCAGCGCACAGGCGCTGGTCCCGGCGCCTAATGGTTTTGCCATGCTGCAGCTGCCGGCGGGGAATTACCGCTTCAGCATCAGTAACGGCGGCCATATCCGTGACCAGAGTCTTACCGTTAATCGCCAAGGTGTCTGGCTGCTTAACCCGCAGGGGTAA
- the tssH gene encoding type VI secretion system ATPase TssH: MSEISRAVLFGKLDTLLFTSLESATAFCKLRGNPYVELVHWLHQLMQHQDGDLQQLIRHFSLDETALTRDITAALDRLPRGASAVSDLSEHIDSAVERAWVYGSLKFGVQQIRGGHLLAGMLKTFNLANLLKGISAQFSRINTDTLLEQFDSVLANSKEAQQVTSAPADSGASVPQQKGTLAQYAQDLTARAREGKIDPVAGRDEEIRQMVDILMRRRQNNPLLTGEAGVGKTAVVEGLALRLAAGDVPAPLQEVQLWLLDIGMLQAGAGMKGEFEARLQALINEVQSSPTPIILFIDEIHTLVGVGGQQGTGDAANLLKPALARGQLRTIGATTWAEYKKYIEKDPALTRRFQTVQVAEPNEEKALLMLRSTVRPLETHHRVLLLDEAVAAAVKLSYRYIPARQLPDKAVALLDTACARVAVSQSAQPPQLEDCQHRIHALEIEKEIAGREAKVATGDPARVAKIDQQLAELATLHEELSARWQAERGLVDEIIALRGQLHDDDVADVSAIHQTLADRQQTLKTLQGEAPLLFTAVDANVVAAVVSDWTGIPLGRMVKNEIDAVLKLADTLNERVMGQRHGLDLIAKRVRTSRARLDDPNKPVGVFMLCGPSGVGKTETALALAETLYGGEQNIITINMSEFQEAHTVSTLKGAPPGYVGYGEGGVLTEAVRRRPYSVVLLDEIEKAHPDVHEIFFQVFDKGWMEDGEGRHIDFRNTLIILTSNVGTQLISAMCADPELIPEPDALAGALRAPLLEVFPPALLGRLLVVPYYPLSDEMLASIVRLQLKRIQVRLAQNHGIVSEVDDSVIAQIVQRCTEVESGGRMVDAILTNTLLPQMSQMLLSASARDEQYRRLRVTLHQGEFQCQFEA, encoded by the coding sequence TTATCCGCCATTTTTCACTGGATGAAACGGCACTGACGCGGGACATTACCGCCGCGCTGGATCGCCTGCCGCGCGGGGCCAGTGCGGTATCCGATTTGTCAGAACATATCGACAGCGCGGTGGAACGTGCCTGGGTTTATGGCTCGCTGAAGTTCGGCGTCCAGCAAATTCGGGGCGGGCATTTACTGGCAGGCATGTTGAAAACCTTTAACCTGGCGAACCTGCTGAAAGGGATCTCCGCCCAGTTCAGCCGTATCAATACCGATACGCTGCTTGAACAGTTTGACAGCGTGTTGGCTAACAGCAAAGAGGCGCAACAGGTCACCTCTGCCCCCGCGGACTCCGGCGCGTCCGTACCCCAGCAGAAAGGCACGCTGGCGCAGTATGCGCAGGACCTGACCGCCCGTGCGCGTGAAGGAAAAATTGACCCGGTGGCCGGGCGCGATGAAGAAATCCGCCAGATGGTGGATATTCTGATGCGTCGTCGCCAGAACAATCCGCTGCTCACCGGCGAGGCGGGCGTAGGCAAAACCGCGGTGGTGGAAGGGCTGGCGCTGCGGCTGGCCGCAGGCGACGTGCCTGCGCCGCTTCAGGAGGTCCAGCTGTGGCTGCTGGATATCGGCATGCTACAGGCGGGCGCAGGCATGAAAGGGGAATTTGAGGCGCGTCTTCAGGCGCTGATCAATGAAGTACAGTCCAGCCCGACGCCGATTATTCTGTTTATTGATGAAATCCACACGCTGGTGGGGGTGGGGGGCCAGCAGGGTACTGGCGACGCCGCCAACCTGCTGAAACCTGCGCTGGCGCGTGGCCAGCTACGCACCATTGGCGCCACCACCTGGGCGGAATACAAAAAATACATTGAGAAAGATCCGGCGTTGACCCGTCGCTTCCAGACCGTACAGGTGGCGGAGCCGAATGAAGAAAAAGCGCTGCTGATGCTGCGCAGTACCGTCAGGCCTCTGGAAACACATCATCGCGTACTGCTGCTGGATGAGGCAGTGGCCGCTGCGGTTAAGCTGTCATATCGCTATATTCCCGCGCGTCAGCTACCGGACAAGGCCGTGGCGTTGCTTGATACCGCCTGCGCCCGCGTGGCGGTCAGCCAGAGTGCACAGCCGCCGCAGTTGGAAGACTGCCAGCACCGCATTCACGCGCTGGAAATCGAAAAAGAGATTGCCGGGCGCGAAGCAAAAGTGGCGACTGGCGATCCTGCCCGCGTGGCGAAAATCGACCAGCAGTTGGCGGAACTGGCCACGCTGCATGAGGAACTGAGCGCCCGCTGGCAGGCCGAGCGCGGTCTGGTGGATGAGATCATCGCCTTGCGCGGGCAGCTGCATGACGACGACGTTGCCGATGTTTCCGCGATTCATCAGACCCTTGCTGACCGCCAGCAGACGCTGAAAACCTTGCAGGGAGAAGCGCCGCTGCTGTTCACCGCAGTGGACGCCAATGTGGTGGCGGCGGTAGTGTCGGACTGGACCGGTATCCCGTTGGGCCGCATGGTGAAAAACGAGATCGACGCGGTGCTGAAGCTGGCCGACACCCTGAACGAGAGGGTAATGGGTCAGCGCCACGGGCTGGATCTGATTGCCAAACGCGTGCGCACTTCCCGCGCACGCCTTGACGACCCGAATAAGCCGGTCGGTGTGTTTATGCTGTGCGGCCCTTCCGGCGTGGGTAAAACTGAAACCGCGCTGGCGCTGGCGGAAACCCTTTACGGCGGTGAACAGAATATCATCACCATTAATATGAGCGAATTCCAGGAAGCGCACACCGTTTCCACGCTGAAGGGCGCGCCTCCCGGCTATGTCGGCTATGGTGAAGGGGGCGTACTGACCGAAGCGGTGCGCCGCCGTCCTTACAGCGTGGTGCTGCTCGATGAAATCGAAAAGGCGCACCCGGACGTACACGAAATCTTTTTCCAGGTGTTTGATAAAGGCTGGATGGAAGACGGCGAAGGGCGGCATATCGATTTCCGTAACACGCTGATTATTCTTACTTCCAACGTCGGTACGCAGCTTATCAGCGCCATGTGTGCTGACCCGGAACTGATCCCGGAGCCGGATGCGCTGGCAGGCGCACTGCGTGCGCCGCTGCTGGAGGTCTTCCCACCGGCCCTGCTGGGTCGTTTGCTGGTGGTGCCTTATTATCCGTTGAGCGACGAGATGCTGGCCAGCATCGTGCGCCTGCAGCTGAAACGTATTCAGGTTCGCCTGGCACAAAACCACGGTATTGTTTCCGAGGTGGACGACAGTGTGATTGCCCAAATCGTTCAGCGCTGCACCGAGGTTGAATCCGGTGGCCGTATGGTTGATGCCATCCTGACCAATACCCTGCTGCCGCAGATGAGCCAGATGTTGCTCAGTGCCAGCGCGCGCGATGAACAGTATCGCCGCCTGCGCGTCACCCTGCATCAGGGTGAATTCCAGTGCCAGTTTGAGGCGTGA